From a region of the Triticum aestivum cultivar Chinese Spring chromosome 7D, IWGSC CS RefSeq v2.1, whole genome shotgun sequence genome:
- the LOC123166917 gene encoding protein MULTIPOLAR SPINDLE 1 isoform X2 encodes MAPASRPPTATPLAASSSRIDSPSLKAALAMALIHYKRLPSTTAASVGTSSPPLIHWKRKAKERKREILRLREELKLLQDGVRGEAMEPPVASCRCHFFDGCSDLQPPPPTGGGEHWVDEVLRRRFLRLARWKEKRRRLDRSLPVTSLMEFNSEDEIQQLSLSTDFLVELSDGIFAKRESCSTFATFSHQAVNFILSLLKNILLSKREKELVEEIIDGLVTRLMKRMCTIPENAGTSDSGPVDCSDAQFNVQHLFRKLGNEEFIGQRIILAVSQKISNVSESLLLLDPFDDSFPDMHGNMFIMIQLIDFLISDYMKIWLCCEQFDKKIFEEWVRSILKARKDLEVVENINGLYVVYIERVVGRLAREVAPAAHQGKLDLDVFSKLLC; translated from the exons ATGGCTCCCGCCTCCCGCCCGCCGACGGCGACGCCGCTGGCCGCATCCTCGTCCCGGATAGATTCGCCATCGCTGAAGGCAGCCCTCGCAATGGCTCTCATCCACTACAAACGCCTCCCCTCGACAACCGCCGCCTCCGTGGGCACCTCCTCCCCGCCTCTTATCCACTGGAAGCGCAAG GCTAAGGAGCGGAAGCGCGAGATCCTCCGCCTCCGCGAAGAGCTCAAGCTCCTCCAAG ATGGGGTGCGCGGGGAGGCGATGGAGCCGCCGGTTGCGTCATGCCGCTGCCACTTCTTCGACGGGTGCAGCgacctgcagccgccgccgccaacggGTGGAGGAGAGCATTGGGTCGACGAGGTGCTGCGGAGGAGGTTCCTCAGATTGG CGCGGTGGAAGGAGAAGCGACGGAGACTGGATCGATCTCTTCCCGTCACTAGTTTGATGG AGTTCAATAGCGAGGATGAGATACAACAGCTTAGCTTGTCTACTGACTTCCTGGTGGAGCTATCAGATGGGATTTTTGCGAAA AGAGAATCTTGCTCCACATTTGCTACATTCTCTCACCAAGCAGTAAATTTCATTTTGT CTTTACTGAAGAACATTCTATtgtcgaaaagggaaaaggaacTGGTTGAGGAGATAATTGATGGTTTAGTGACACGTTTGATGAAAAGGATGTGTACCATTCCTGAAAATGCTGGTACTTCAGATTCAG GGCCAGTTGACTGCTCAGATGCCCAATTCAATGTGCAGCACTTGTTCCGCAAGTTAGGAAATGAAGAATTCATTGGTCAGCGGATAATCCTTGCAGTTTCTCAAAAGATCTCAAATGTATCAGAAAGCTTGCTTCTCTTAGATCCGTTTGATGATTCCTTCCCTGATATGCATGGCAATATGTTCATTAT GATTCAATTAATCGACTTCCTCATATCTGATTACATGAAAATTTGGCTATGTTGCGAGCAATTTGACAAAA AAATATTTGAAGAATGGGTCAGATCTATTCTGAAGGCACGCAAAGACCTGGAAGTCGTAGAAAACATAAATGGGCTGTATGTAGTGTACATTGAGCGAGTGGTTGGAAGGTTGGCGAGGGAGGTGGCTCCTGCTGCTCACCAGGGAAAGCTGGACCTGGATGTCTTTTCCAAACTCCTGTGCTGA
- the LOC123166917 gene encoding protein MULTIPOLAR SPINDLE 1 isoform X1, whose protein sequence is MAPASRPPTATPLAASSSRIDSPSLKAALAMALIHYKRLPSTTAASVGTSSPPLIHWKRKAKERKREILRLREELKLLQDGVRGEAMEPPVASCRCHFFDGCSDLQPPPPTGGGEHWVDEVLRRRFLRLARWKEKRRRLDRSLPVTSLMEFNSEDEIQQLSLSTDFLVELSDGIFAKRESCSTFATFSHQAVNFILSLLKNILLSKREKELVEEIIDGLVTRLMKRMCTIPENAGTSDSGPVDCSDAQFNVQHLFRKLGNEEFIGQRIILAVSQKISNVSESLLLLDPFDDSFPDMHGNMFIMIQLIDFLISDYMKIWLCCEQFDKRCLPTERLSRKLAFCNICSPLNSQNQDITKECLVISSLTLTVLCHSEAICQLMGLARYVPNC, encoded by the exons ATGGCTCCCGCCTCCCGCCCGCCGACGGCGACGCCGCTGGCCGCATCCTCGTCCCGGATAGATTCGCCATCGCTGAAGGCAGCCCTCGCAATGGCTCTCATCCACTACAAACGCCTCCCCTCGACAACCGCCGCCTCCGTGGGCACCTCCTCCCCGCCTCTTATCCACTGGAAGCGCAAG GCTAAGGAGCGGAAGCGCGAGATCCTCCGCCTCCGCGAAGAGCTCAAGCTCCTCCAAG ATGGGGTGCGCGGGGAGGCGATGGAGCCGCCGGTTGCGTCATGCCGCTGCCACTTCTTCGACGGGTGCAGCgacctgcagccgccgccgccaacggGTGGAGGAGAGCATTGGGTCGACGAGGTGCTGCGGAGGAGGTTCCTCAGATTGG CGCGGTGGAAGGAGAAGCGACGGAGACTGGATCGATCTCTTCCCGTCACTAGTTTGATGG AGTTCAATAGCGAGGATGAGATACAACAGCTTAGCTTGTCTACTGACTTCCTGGTGGAGCTATCAGATGGGATTTTTGCGAAA AGAGAATCTTGCTCCACATTTGCTACATTCTCTCACCAAGCAGTAAATTTCATTTTGT CTTTACTGAAGAACATTCTATtgtcgaaaagggaaaaggaacTGGTTGAGGAGATAATTGATGGTTTAGTGACACGTTTGATGAAAAGGATGTGTACCATTCCTGAAAATGCTGGTACTTCAGATTCAG GGCCAGTTGACTGCTCAGATGCCCAATTCAATGTGCAGCACTTGTTCCGCAAGTTAGGAAATGAAGAATTCATTGGTCAGCGGATAATCCTTGCAGTTTCTCAAAAGATCTCAAATGTATCAGAAAGCTTGCTTCTCTTAGATCCGTTTGATGATTCCTTCCCTGATATGCATGGCAATATGTTCATTAT GATTCAATTAATCGACTTCCTCATATCTGATTACATGAAAATTTGGCTATGTTGCGAGCAATTTGACAAAA GATGCTTACCTACAGAAAGATTGTCCAGAAAGCTGGCATTCTGTAACATCTGTTCGCCACTGAACAGCCAGAACCAAGACATAACCAAAGAATGTTTAGTTATTTCATCTT TAACACTGACGGTGCTTTGCCATTCTGAAGCCATCTGTCAACTAATGGGGCTGGCTAGATATGTTCCGAATTGCTAG
- the LOC123166917 gene encoding protein MULTIPOLAR SPINDLE 1 isoform X3, with amino-acid sequence MAPASRPPTATPLAASSSRIDSPSLKAALAMALIHYKRLPSTTAASVGTSSPPLIHWKRKAKERKREILRLREELKLLQDGVRGEAMEPPVASCRCHFFDGCSDLQPPPPTGGGEHWVDEVLRRRFLRLARWKEKRRRLDRSLPVTSLMEFNSEDEIQQLSLSTDFLVELSDGIFAKRESCSTFATFSHQAVNFILSLLKNILLSKREKELVEEIIDGLVTRLMKRMCTIPENAGTSDSGPVDCSDAQFNVQHLFRKLGNEEFIGQRIILAVSQKISNVSESLLLLDPFDDSFPDMHGNMFIMIQLIDFLISDYMKIWLCCEQFDKRCLPTERLSRKLAFCNICSPLNSQNQDITKECLVISSWRLCLISARSFSRGLI; translated from the exons ATGGCTCCCGCCTCCCGCCCGCCGACGGCGACGCCGCTGGCCGCATCCTCGTCCCGGATAGATTCGCCATCGCTGAAGGCAGCCCTCGCAATGGCTCTCATCCACTACAAACGCCTCCCCTCGACAACCGCCGCCTCCGTGGGCACCTCCTCCCCGCCTCTTATCCACTGGAAGCGCAAG GCTAAGGAGCGGAAGCGCGAGATCCTCCGCCTCCGCGAAGAGCTCAAGCTCCTCCAAG ATGGGGTGCGCGGGGAGGCGATGGAGCCGCCGGTTGCGTCATGCCGCTGCCACTTCTTCGACGGGTGCAGCgacctgcagccgccgccgccaacggGTGGAGGAGAGCATTGGGTCGACGAGGTGCTGCGGAGGAGGTTCCTCAGATTGG CGCGGTGGAAGGAGAAGCGACGGAGACTGGATCGATCTCTTCCCGTCACTAGTTTGATGG AGTTCAATAGCGAGGATGAGATACAACAGCTTAGCTTGTCTACTGACTTCCTGGTGGAGCTATCAGATGGGATTTTTGCGAAA AGAGAATCTTGCTCCACATTTGCTACATTCTCTCACCAAGCAGTAAATTTCATTTTGT CTTTACTGAAGAACATTCTATtgtcgaaaagggaaaaggaacTGGTTGAGGAGATAATTGATGGTTTAGTGACACGTTTGATGAAAAGGATGTGTACCATTCCTGAAAATGCTGGTACTTCAGATTCAG GGCCAGTTGACTGCTCAGATGCCCAATTCAATGTGCAGCACTTGTTCCGCAAGTTAGGAAATGAAGAATTCATTGGTCAGCGGATAATCCTTGCAGTTTCTCAAAAGATCTCAAATGTATCAGAAAGCTTGCTTCTCTTAGATCCGTTTGATGATTCCTTCCCTGATATGCATGGCAATATGTTCATTAT GATTCAATTAATCGACTTCCTCATATCTGATTACATGAAAATTTGGCTATGTTGCGAGCAATTTGACAAAA GATGCTTACCTACAGAAAGATTGTCCAGAAAGCTGGCATTCTGTAACATCTGTTCGCCACTGAACAGCCAGAACCAAGACATAACCAAAGAATGTTTAGTTATTTCATCTT GGCGTCTATGCTTGATCAGTGCAAGGTCGTTTTCGCGGGGGCTGATATGA